One genomic segment of Salinigranum rubrum includes these proteins:
- a CDS encoding YhjD/YihY/BrkB family envelope integrity protein: MSVLSRVANADPRFERAFVLLRAIVHEIRTERLTFMAASIAYHAFVSLLPLLLLVLAVVARLGDQSLEEAFQQFVASVITPGAAPIFVGELSDAGGSAGVSLLGGAVLIWGTLRIFRGLDTAFSDIYESEAANTFADQVSDGILVLVVFALTILAAIFVESQLTFGNSGLGWLLHRLVLVALIAVALFPMYYVFPDSDVGVAEVLPGVLFAAVGLASFETLFQLYASVSSKAQDPSIVAGILVLLTWLYFSGLVILLGAAINAVLSNRSRDVNVRPLLGGVDYDNSSGPSRDEVTRALEALEHALEAASESDAEITVAAGDRQVTLPRPDSVVAETDVGLFGGPVTLELSWSPRESE, encoded by the coding sequence ATGTCTGTTCTCTCCCGGGTCGCCAACGCGGACCCGCGGTTCGAGCGAGCGTTCGTCCTGCTCCGCGCCATCGTCCACGAGATTCGCACCGAGCGACTCACGTTCATGGCGGCCAGCATCGCCTACCACGCGTTCGTCTCGTTGCTCCCGCTTCTCCTCTTGGTCCTCGCAGTCGTCGCTCGACTCGGCGACCAGAGCTTAGAGGAGGCGTTCCAGCAGTTCGTCGCCTCGGTCATCACGCCGGGCGCCGCACCAATCTTCGTGGGCGAACTCTCCGACGCCGGCGGCTCGGCGGGCGTGTCGCTCCTCGGCGGCGCCGTCCTCATCTGGGGTACTCTCCGCATCTTCCGCGGCCTCGATACCGCCTTCTCGGACATCTACGAGTCCGAGGCGGCCAACACCTTCGCCGACCAGGTGTCCGACGGGATACTCGTCCTCGTCGTCTTCGCGCTCACCATCCTCGCGGCCATCTTCGTCGAGTCGCAGCTCACGTTCGGGAACTCGGGGCTCGGATGGCTCCTCCACCGCCTCGTCCTCGTCGCCCTCATCGCCGTCGCGCTCTTCCCGATGTACTACGTCTTCCCCGACTCGGACGTCGGCGTCGCCGAGGTGCTTCCCGGCGTGCTGTTCGCCGCCGTCGGCCTGGCGTCGTTCGAGACGCTGTTTCAGCTGTACGCCTCCGTCAGCTCGAAGGCACAGGACCCGAGCATCGTCGCCGGCATCCTCGTGCTCCTCACGTGGCTGTACTTCTCGGGACTGGTCATCCTCCTCGGTGCGGCCATCAACGCGGTGCTGTCGAACCGCTCGCGCGACGTCAACGTCCGTCCGCTCCTCGGCGGCGTCGACTACGACAACTCGTCGGGGCCCTCCCGAGACGAGGTGACCCGGGCGCTCGAGGCGCTCGAACACGCGCTCGAAGCGGCCTCCGAGTCCGACGCCGAAATCACGGTGGCCGCCGGCGACCGGCAGGTGACGCTTCCACGCCCGGACTCCGTCGTCGCGGAGACCGACGTCGGGCTGTTCGGCGGCCCGGTCACGCTCGAACTCTCCTGGTCGCCGAGAGAGTCAGAGTAA
- a CDS encoding MTH1187 family thiamine-binding protein: MTVIAMLSVAPVIEGSMASEVAKAVAALDDFDVSYETNPMGTVIEADDVDTLLEAVAAAHKAVDGDRVSTFLKIDDKRTRTQTAGTKVDRVEEELGREARRER, from the coding sequence ATGACCGTCATCGCGATGTTGAGCGTGGCACCGGTGATCGAAGGAAGCATGGCCTCCGAGGTGGCGAAGGCCGTCGCCGCCCTCGACGACTTCGACGTCTCCTACGAGACGAACCCGATGGGCACGGTGATCGAAGCCGACGACGTCGATACCCTCCTCGAAGCCGTCGCCGCGGCGCACAAAGCCGTCGACGGCGACCGGGTGAGCACGTTCTTGAAGATCGACGACAAGCGCACGCGGACACAGACGGCGGGAACGAAGGTCGACCGCGTCGAAGAGGAACTCGGGCGGGAAGCCCGACGGGAACGGTAA
- the mch gene encoding methenyltetrahydromethanopterin cyclohydrolase gives MESLNRMAIELVDEVLDFADELGVVVYELDSGATVIDCGVDAEAGLEAGLLLAEVQTAGLATVQTRMDEVAGAPIPHVELTTDHPALALLCSQKAGWELAFEGQGEEPGFDGLGAGPARALVGQESEFQAVGYYDEFDLTVLTVESIDLPDDAVAEHVSELTGVEPSGVFLPTFATGSTVGSVTMAARAAELAVFRLFELGYDPKDVLTASGSAPVAPVSYDEGVAMGRTNDALAYGGQVYVQVREDSDVFDALPSTAAEEYGTPFETVFEEADWDFYEVSDSVFAPAQVTVDVVDGPTRVLGETDEELLAESFGFQ, from the coding sequence ATGGAGAGTCTCAACCGGATGGCCATCGAACTCGTCGACGAGGTGTTGGACTTCGCCGACGAACTCGGGGTCGTCGTCTACGAACTCGATTCGGGGGCGACAGTCATCGACTGCGGCGTCGACGCCGAGGCCGGCCTGGAGGCGGGTCTCCTCCTCGCGGAGGTGCAGACGGCCGGACTCGCGACCGTCCAGACGCGGATGGACGAGGTCGCTGGGGCACCGATTCCACACGTCGAACTCACGACCGATCACCCGGCGCTCGCGCTGCTGTGTTCGCAGAAAGCCGGCTGGGAACTCGCGTTCGAGGGTCAGGGGGAAGAGCCGGGGTTCGACGGCCTCGGTGCCGGCCCGGCCCGCGCGCTGGTCGGTCAGGAGAGCGAGTTCCAGGCCGTCGGCTACTACGACGAGTTCGACCTGACCGTCCTCACGGTCGAGAGCATCGACCTGCCGGACGACGCCGTCGCGGAGCACGTCTCGGAACTCACGGGCGTCGAACCGTCGGGCGTGTTCCTGCCGACGTTCGCGACCGGTTCCACCGTCGGCAGCGTGACGATGGCCGCCCGGGCGGCCGAACTCGCCGTCTTCCGCCTCTTCGAACTCGGCTACGACCCGAAGGACGTCCTCACTGCCTCGGGCTCTGCGCCCGTCGCGCCCGTCAGCTACGACGAGGGCGTCGCCATGGGTCGGACGAACGACGCCCTGGCCTACGGCGGCCAGGTGTACGTGCAGGTCCGCGAGGACAGCGACGTCTTCGACGCCCTCCCGTCGACGGCCGCCGAGGAGTACGGCACGCCGTTCGAGACGGTGTTCGAGGAGGCCGACTGGGACTTCTACGAGGTTTCCGACTCGGTGTTCGCGCCCGCGCAGGTCACGGTCGACGTGGTCGACGGCCCGACGCGGGTGCTGGGGGAGACGGACGAGGAGTTGCTCGCGGAGTCGTTCGGGTTCCAGTGA
- a CDS encoding HAD family hydrolase, whose translation MTATPVDTVLFDLDDTLVTYNRSTAELLDESFGAVGVDPFFSAEAYFSRYEEFLPTTDSMEALREACFAAIADDSGRDPSLGRDVARAFNARRDHGDVRLLPGARDVLDAFADEYRLGIVTNGPPDVQRPKLVGAGLDETFETVVFAGYDTEPKPKPEPFRRALAALDSSADRAAHVGNSLASDVAGAHAAGLRSVWVPAYEESVDVTPHLRLDSLDELTEHPWK comes from the coding sequence ATGACCGCCACGCCCGTCGACACGGTGCTGTTCGACCTCGACGACACCCTCGTCACCTACAACCGGAGCACGGCCGAACTGCTCGACGAGTCCTTTGGTGCCGTCGGTGTCGACCCGTTCTTCTCCGCCGAGGCGTACTTCTCGCGGTACGAGGAGTTCCTGCCGACGACCGACTCCATGGAGGCGCTCCGGGAGGCGTGTTTCGCGGCCATCGCCGACGACAGCGGGCGTGACCCGTCGCTCGGCCGCGACGTCGCCCGCGCGTTCAACGCCCGTCGCGACCACGGCGACGTCAGGCTCCTGCCGGGTGCCCGCGACGTGCTGGACGCCTTCGCCGACGAGTATCGGCTGGGAATCGTGACGAACGGCCCGCCGGACGTCCAGCGGCCGAAACTCGTGGGCGCGGGCCTCGACGAGACCTTCGAGACGGTCGTCTTCGCCGGCTACGACACGGAACCGAAGCCGAAACCGGAGCCGTTCCGTCGGGCGCTGGCGGCGCTCGATTCGAGCGCCGACCGGGCCGCTCACGTCGGTAACTCACTCGCCTCGGACGTGGCTGGTGCCCACGCGGCGGGCCTCCGGAGCGTCTGGGTCCCGGCGTACGAGGAGTCGGTCGACGTGACGCCGCACCTTCGGCTCGACTCGCTGGACGAACTCACGGAACATCCGTGGAAGTAG